In Nitrosopumilus sp., the genomic stretch TTGAATTTGTGCCAAAATGAGTTCTGCTTTGTCTTTATTTTCATAGTTATCGGTGGATTCATCCATAATTTCATCAATCTCATAGCTTTTATCCACTAAGATATTTGCAACGTGATCATCCAGAGTTCCTGCACCAATCAAATAATATGCAAACACCGTATTTTTCTGACCAATTCTGTGAAGCCTATCTTCTGCTTGTCTATGAATTGCAGGACTCCAATCAAGTTCTGCAAAAATTACATATTTTGCTCGAGTTAAATTAATACCCACATTTCCTGCGCGAATTCCAGCAATCATGAGTTTTGACTCACCCTTTTGGAATTTGTCTATTTGATCCTGTCTTAGTGTATCAGACTGTCCACCAATTATTGAAACAGGGGAAAATTCTTCTAGGCTTTCATTTAGTAATTTATGAATTACTTTGTGATGACAAAATACTACAACACTTTCTTCTATTTCCATAATATTTTTTACAAAATTAATCACATGAGGTAGTTTAGCAAGTCCCGCAATCTGTCTTTCACTTTGAATAGCTCTATGATATGATGCAGATTTTGAAAATTCAGTTTCTGCAACTTTTTGTTCATCTTCAAGTTTTTTCCAGATTTTATCAAGTTCTTCAAGATAGTAATCCGTATCAGCTGCTATTACTTCCTTGTAACGAACTTTATCTTTTAGCTCTTTTAACACGTCAGATTTCTTTCTTCTTAACATGACATGTTTTTGTAATTCATTTCTAAGAGATGCACGTTTGTTTTCTAATACGATGGCCTTACCTTTTTCATTAACATAGCAAAAGTATTCACAAAATTCTTTAAAGCTTCCAAGTAGCCCAGGTTTTATTATATCAATGATAGGCCAAATTTCTGAACCTCTATTGTAAATAGGAGTGCCAGATAATCCAATTCTATACAATATGGTAGGAAGCGCAGCAAGTTTTTTCACGGCTTTATATTTTTGAGTGGTTTTCGATCTTAAATTATGAACTTCATCACAAACTATGGTTCTGAGTCCAACTTTCATCAGATCCTCAGACCTCTTTAAGAGCAGTTCATAATTGATAATGTAAATATCAGTTTTTGGCAGCTCTTCAGATTTTCCAGTTCGAATAATTGTAACACTGGGAGATTCAGTCTCAATAATTCTTCCGTTTCGACTTTTTTTCTTTAAGAATTTTTCAATCTCTCTTTCCCAATTGTTTAATGTGACCAATGGAGCCACAACGAGAACAGGAAAGGTTTGTTTTTCAGTAGACACATAAGATAATGTCTGAACAGTTTTTCCCAACCCCA encodes the following:
- a CDS encoding DEAD/DEAH box helicase, which produces METSMENIGTLEYVLDKYSKIWCWKITGDRAVNMISRLVPEAWYGENINEVIIPDSTESVKQLKLIMDRYPLEILSKSIWQRKIVKTYAPKPTLPPIKHKLKRAKSGEQFRGKLLNFQKEGLDFLLKSSGNALLADEMGLGKTVQTLSYVSTEKQTFPVLVVAPLVTLNNWEREIEKFLKKKSRNGRIIETESPSVTIIRTGKSEELPKTDIYIINYELLLKRSEDLMKVGLRTIVCDEVHNLRSKTTQKYKAVKKLAALPTILYRIGLSGTPIYNRGSEIWPIIDIIKPGLLGSFKEFCEYFCYVNEKGKAIVLENKRASLRNELQKHVMLRRKKSDVLKELKDKVRYKEVIAADTDYYLEELDKIWKKLEDEQKVAETEFSKSASYHRAIQSERQIAGLAKLPHVINFVKNIMEIEESVVVFCHHKVIHKLLNESLEEFSPVSIIGGQSDTLRQDQIDKFQKGESKLMIAGIRAGNVGINLTRAKYVIFAELDWSPAIHRQAEDRLHRIGQKNTVFAYYLIGAGTLDDHVANILVDKSYEIDEIMDESTDNYENKDKAELILAQIQDKIRSK